In Cryptomeria japonica chromosome 5, Sugi_1.0, whole genome shotgun sequence, the genomic window CCGCTACTGCACAGTCTATGAGTAGAAAAAAGCGGAAATGAATGAATTTTTAATAATTTCCACGAGACTAAGCAGTGAATGGGACAACGTATCCGGACACGGATCCGTTTATTCTCTCTGCTTTCTCTGCAGTGCTGAGAACCTTGTTAAAACCCTTGGCCGTACGATACTCTGAAATATGACACATTTGTCGCCCATCGTACGCTATAGTCTCGTCGCCTGGTGTCTACTCTGCGTTTGTAACACAGAATTAAATAGAAAAAAGTAAGGGTTTAAGCTTGAATTTAGTTGTATCGTTATGTGGGAAGAACAGCGATCGAATTGCTCAAAGCTGATTCCGGTTATTATTTACTGTCTGCAGGTGTGCTCCACCTGGCGGACTATTTCCCATTCTGAAATTCTGTGGGAGGCCCTTGTGCAAGATGTCTGGGAGTGGGACACATCACAAACAACACGAAGACCGCAATCTTGGCGTGACGAATACATTCGCCTTCACTCGACGGCATCCAACTTCCGTCACAACCGAGCCAAATACACTCTGATTGAATACGAAGTGTCCAGCGATTCAAGCGGCAACGGTGCCGGAGCCGTTTGTCGGTGCCTTACTCTGTCGCCGGAATATTTGGCCGTCGGTTTTTTTGACGGGGCTGTACGCATTTTTAGCCTGACGAGCAAAGAATGCGTTAATACAATGAAGCCCCCTCACGAGAATCGTCTGGGGCCGTTGTCCAGGGCCATTTCGGGAATTGTTATAAACGATGATAGAGTCGTTTTCGCGTCATTTGACGGAAATGTGTTCGTTGGGGAAGTTTTGACGGGGCTTGTCCGGCGCGCGCATGTGGGCAACGTTGTGAACGATGGCACGCTGGTGGACTTCACCGGCTCGGAGAAGTTTTGGGTGGGTTTGTATGCTGGTATCCCCGGTCATGCCTGTCATATTTGGGATGCCGTGACAGAGCAATTAGTGTTTAATGCCGGAGACATTACCGATTCGGAGGCACTGCGAGGGTGGCGTCTGTTGACGGAACAAGCGGAGCGCATTGGGCGCGTGAGAGTTAACAGAGATGGAATTCTTCTCACTGCAACGCGGTTCAAGGTTACAGTATTCGACCTGGAGAGTTATGGAGTTTCCTTTAGGAGAGAGGAAATTGCTATGGATGAACAACAACAGCTTATAGTGGAAAGCGTAGACGCAAATAATGACTGGTTCTTGACTGCGTCAGATGACGGCGCCGCAAGAATTCGCCGAATTACTGATTTTGAAGATAGTTGGGCTTTTTCCTTCGCCGAAGCAGCCGCAACAGATGCCAATTCTGCCAACTCCACTACCAGCACCAGCAGAAGTAGCAGTGGTAATACAAATAGCGATCGTCGTAATAGAGTGAGGGTTTTTGGGGCTCTAAATACGCGGCAGGCGTTTCTTTGCATTGAAGGGTCGGTGCACGCGTGGGATGCCAAGTCTGGCATGCGTCTCTACCGCTTGGACGAATGGATGGGCGAGGTGTTTGATCTGGTGGCTGACGATGAACACGTGGCGGGTTGCGCAATCGACACAGGAATCCATCTATGGAGTTTCAGACCTTGATCTAACGAGGAAGAaaggttttgtttttatttttatttttattttgtctgTTTTTGTCTGTTTTTGTCTCTTTCTACAAACTCACAGTAACGTAGGGCTGAGAGAGTTTTTACACTGTTTGATGGGAGTGTATTGCAAAGCAGCATAATGGGAAGCCGCAGCCTGAATATTCTGATGAATTTAGTAAAAATCATTCTTTTTGATTGAATTCCTGACAATCAAATCTGAAGGAATATTTTTTCACTGAATATGTATCCAAACAACAGATGTAAGTTGTCTACCATTTTTTTTATAGCAATTCTTACTAAAACATTTTATTTCCACACATTGAAATATCTAGTCTTTCTTCATTGCACGATGACCACAAAATAACGTTTATTCTTTACTCATTAAAGGACTTAACTGTAAGCAGCAACCATGCTTGTTTTTTTTGTGAGAAACCGTCAATAAACGCCAAATTGTTTTGA contains:
- the LOC131077973 gene encoding transcriptional regulator STERILE APETALA, with product MSPPPEKRGASSAQPHLGRRRHNSEEGEASSSSAARSLRPESHEVEVSAEDDNEGLVWPEPFVEAVARKVALAAAQGGGALAAAPALVTVFQVCSTWRTISHSEILWEALVQDVWEWDTSQTTRRPQSWRDEYIRLHSTASNFRHNRAKYTLIEYEVSSDSSGNGAGAVCRCLTLSPEYLAVGFFDGAVRIFSLTSKECVNTMKPPHENRLGPLSRAISGIVINDDRVVFASFDGNVFVGEVLTGLVRRAHVGNVVNDGTLVDFTGSEKFWVGLYAGIPGHACHIWDAVTEQLVFNAGDITDSEALRGWRLLTEQAERIGRVRVNRDGILLTATRFKVTVFDLESYGVSFRREEIAMDEQQQLIVESVDANNDWFLTASDDGAARIRRITDFEDSWAFSFAEAAATDANSANSTTSTSRSSSGNTNSDRRNRVRVFGALNTRQAFLCIEGSVHAWDAKSGMRLYRLDEWMGEVFDLVADDEHVAGCAIDTGIHLWSFRP